The genomic interval TTTTTCATTTACATTGGTCCGATGGGCAATCATTGCCGCCTGGCCTAATCTCGGTTTCATCGTATTTGCCCAGGTCCTGCATGCCGCAAGTTATGCCGGCTTCCATGCCGCGGCTGTGAATCTGACCTACCGCCAGTTCGCGCCGGCGGAGCGGGTGCAGGGTCAGGCCTTGTACACCAGCATCGCTTTTGGTTTTGGTGGGGCGATAGGTGGGCTTGCCGCGGGGGCGATCTGGCAGCAATGGGGCGGGTCGGCCAGCTTTGTTGCCGCCGCCCTGGCCACGGGCCTGGGCCTGCTGCTCATCTTGCTGGCTGGACGACGCATGCAGGCGCTACAGCCGGCTGGCTGAAAGGCCGGGCAAAAATGTAAAGAAAAATGTAAAGAGTTGATGGAGTAGAACCACTTTGTACGACAAGCCTCCTGCCCGATGAATAAGGCCCTGTTTGTTCTTGGCCTGCTATTGCCGAGCCTCGGCGCCTGTTCCTCGGTCCTGCCAGTGGAGACGACGGAGCAGGCCGGGGTGAACACCCTTAACCCCGGCACGAAATGGCAGGGCCCCCGCCTGTTGCTGCGTCTGCAGGACGGTCAACAACCTGATTCAGCCCTGGTCGCTTCCCTGTCCCGTGCTGGCGGCCTGTTGCTCCGACCGCAATTTGCCATCTCACCCAATCTCTATGTTTTTGAAAGTCGTGACCGCCTGTCCGAAGCGGCTCTTGCGAATGCCCTGCAGCGCCTGCGCGCGCACCCGGCAGTGGTTTATGCCGAGCCGGACAGAGCAGTCAGGCTACCTTGATGAGTTTCTGTATGAAAAAAAATGCATTTTCCCTGATCAGCCTGCTGGCCATTCTGTCCTTGGCTCAGACAGCCCTTGCAGAAGGCCTCATCGTCAGACTGAAAGCCGACAACGCGCCAGCGGGCATCATCGCCGCGCGCAATCTACCGGAGCAGCTTGGTCTCAGGCCGGGATCGATGAAAAACATCAGTCCGGAAATTGCGGTGCTCGATCTGCCCGCCGGCATTTCCGCCGCTGAACGGGCAAATCTCGAAAAGCAACTAGTTGGCCGGGCAGACGTGGCCTACATACAGGCGGATCGTCTGGTAAGGCCCATGGCGGGCCCGACCCCCAATGACCCCTTCTTTGCCAATAATAGCCAGTGGAGCCTGTCGGGGCCGGCGGGCATCAATGTGGGGCCGGCCTGGGAGCGCAGCACCGGGCGGGCGGATCAGGTCATCGCCGTGATCGATACCGGCATCCTGCCCGCGCACCCGGATCTCGGTGGCAAGGTCCTGCCTGGATATGACTTTGTCAGCAATACCGACACTGCCAACGATGGCGGTGGCTGGGACAGCGATCCCACGGACCCGGGGGACGCGGTGGCAGCAGAAGAGCCCAATTCCTGGCATGGTACCTTCGTCAGCGGCATCATCGCGGCCTCCAGCGACAACAGCATCGGCATGGCTGGCGTCAACTGGATGGCGCGCATCCTGCCGGTGCGCGCGCTGGGCAAGGGTGGCGGCAGCCTCTCGGAACTGCTCATCGCCATGCGCTGGGCGGCTGGCCTGCATGTCGAGGGCGCGCCGGACAATCCTAATCCGGCCCGCATCCTGAATCTGAGCCTCGGTGCCGATGGTGGTTGCGGGCAGGCAGAACAGGAAGTACTCAGTGAACTGCAGCAAAAGGGTGCCGTGGTGATCACCGCCGCCGGCAATGCAGCAAGCAGGCTTCAGGACGCACCCGTCACGCCGGCCGTCTGCCCCGGCGTGATCACCGTGGCCGCCACCGACCGGCAAGGACAGCTTGCGCCCTATTCGAACTATGGCAGCAGCGTCAGCATCAGCGCGCCTGGCGGATACATGGCAGGCTCCCGCGATGTGGCCAACGGCATCCTGTCTCTGACCCTCAACACTGATGAAACCTATGGCTACGCCTACAATGCCGGCACCAGTTTCTCGACCGCGCTGGTGTCCGGCGTCGCATCCCTGATGCTGGCAGTCAACCCACAACTGACAGCAGTCGACCTGAATCGGATCCTGCGCGATTCCGCCGTTCCCATTCAGGTCAGTGAGGCATCGAGCCCCTGCGCGACACCCGGTAACTGCGGCGCTGGGCGGCTGGATGCTGGCGCAGCGCTTGCCCGGGCGCAGTCCTTTACGGCGGGCAGTGCTGGCCAGACGCAATATCCGGCTCCGGGTCAGGGCCCGACAACATCGCCCGCGTCGGCGCCGTCCGGTGGTGGTGGGGGTTGCGTCATGGCGACTGATGGCAGTACGGACAGCGGCCTGATTCTGCTGCCGGTATTGCTCTGGCTGCTGGGTCGCCTGTCCCGCTTCCGTCCACATGCTGTCGCAAGGCGGTCTTGAGCGAAACCGCGATCCTGGGGCTGCGTGGCTGCCGGCCCTTCCACTGGGATCTTCAGTGGTGGCTGGCGCTGCTTGCCGGCCCTGTGTTCTGGCTGTTCTGGTCATGCTGGCATCCGCCTCTGCCGGGGTGGCCCGCTGCCCTTGAGCTCCTTTCCCTGGTCCTGCTGCAACCTTTGATTGAGGAGCTGGTTTTTCGCGGCATGGTGCAGGGTTATTTGCTGCAGACCCCTTGGGGACGCTTGCGGCTGGGGGGGTTCACTTCGGCGAATCTGCTGACGGCCATGCTTTTTACTGGCCTGCATGCCCT from Thermithiobacillus plumbiphilus carries:
- the mrtJ gene encoding JDVT-CTERM system glutamic-type intramembrane protease MrtJ, whose product is MSETAILGLRGCRPFHWDLQWWLALLAGPVFWLFWSCWHPPLPGWPAALELLSLVLLQPLIEELVFRGMVQGYLLQTPWGRLRLGGFTSANLLTAMLFTGLHALSHTPAWALAVFLPALVFGYFRERSGCIYAPLLLHAAYNLGYFLLWPA
- a CDS encoding S8 family peptidase translates to MKKNAFSLISLLAILSLAQTALAEGLIVRLKADNAPAGIIAARNLPEQLGLRPGSMKNISPEIAVLDLPAGISAAERANLEKQLVGRADVAYIQADRLVRPMAGPTPNDPFFANNSQWSLSGPAGINVGPAWERSTGRADQVIAVIDTGILPAHPDLGGKVLPGYDFVSNTDTANDGGGWDSDPTDPGDAVAAEEPNSWHGTFVSGIIAASSDNSIGMAGVNWMARILPVRALGKGGGSLSELLIAMRWAAGLHVEGAPDNPNPARILNLSLGADGGCGQAEQEVLSELQQKGAVVITAAGNAASRLQDAPVTPAVCPGVITVAATDRQGQLAPYSNYGSSVSISAPGGYMAGSRDVANGILSLTLNTDETYGYAYNAGTSFSTALVSGVASLMLAVNPQLTAVDLNRILRDSAVPIQVSEASSPCATPGNCGAGRLDAGAALARAQSFTAGSAGQTQYPAPGQGPTTSPASAPSGGGGGCVMATDGSTDSGLILLPVLLWLLGRLSRFRPHAVARRS